A window from Rhineura floridana isolate rRhiFlo1 chromosome 17, rRhiFlo1.hap2, whole genome shotgun sequence encodes these proteins:
- the LYRM1 gene encoding LYR motif-containing protein 1, whose translation MMPVARQEVLGLYRKIFRIARKWQSASGQMEETVKERQYIVNEAKTLFQKNKILTDPELIKQCMEECKARIEIGLHYHIPYPRPIHLPPMGLTQQQGRTFRHQEKLRKLSKPVYLKSHDEIS comes from the exons ATGATGCCAGTTGCCCGTCAAGAAGTTCTTGGCCTTTATCGCAAAATCTTCCGCATCGCCCGAAAATGGCAATCGGCATCCGGGCAGATGGAAGAGACTGTCAAAGAAAGACAGTATATTGTAAATGAAGCTAAAACGTTATTCCAAAAGAATAAAATC TTAACAGATCCCGAGCTGATTAAACAATGCATGGAAGAGTGCAAGGCGAGGATAGAGATAGGACTTCACTATCACATTCCGTATCCAAGGCCT ATTCATCTGCCTCCCATGGGCCTCACTCAGCAGCAAGGTCGTACATTtcgacatcaggaaaagctgAGGAAGCTTTCCAAGCCAGTCTACTTGAAATCCCACGATGAAATTTCGTAA